Genomic window (Salvelinus alpinus chromosome 13, SLU_Salpinus.1, whole genome shotgun sequence):
ggcagaacaacagatttgtaccttgtcagctcagggatttgatcttgcaacctttcggttactagtccaaccttgcaaccttccagttaattaactgctctaaccactaggctacgctgccgacCCAAATGATCTTCATATATCCTGTGGCACTCAAATGTTGCAACACTTAGATTTTAGATACAAAACTATTCACATGCTTCATaattcgcagttgtaaatgagaacttgttctcaactggcctacctggttaaataaaggtgaaataaaaaaataaaaaaatgtatgatctctgATCATGATGATGTATGATCTCTATAGAAGTTGAATAAatgaatattattattaatattattattttggCCTCCTCACAGTTCATTGGAAGAGGATATGTAAACTCTATCATAACCTATTTGCTAGAAAAGGTAAAGGTATCTTGGCagtggagagaaaatgttgcttttGTACATTTTTCCATTGAGCTGAAAGAAAAAATAGCAGATTTTAAGCTAATTTCCAACAATTCTACACAGAGCTGAGAAAGAACTTCGCAGTTtcaaagcaaatttcctgcaattctatgcattttgccatggctgctcaaacataacaaaatcaatgggcatGTGCCCTGAATGGCTGACTTCTTTTTATTTTCGATCCCTGACTGTATAGATTTTATTTgtttgttagttctcaaagatggtATAAAAATATAATTTCTGTATGATTTCTATCTGGTTTTGGTCGTTTAAGTTGACACTGAATCTGTTTTTCCATCCCGAACATTACCACTTAGAAGGCCCACCTAAGAATATTCTACACAGAAAAACCTCTGTAATTAGCTCCAATGACTGTAATGTCCTCCATATTAAGGGGATAGTTTGTGATTTTTGCAGTGAGgccatttatctacttccccagagtcggatgaactggaacagctagcatgccaactgttcctgtagacttccggtcattgtgctaacactagttagcattgcatttgctcgtgaaactacctcctgttcttcatactggacacagagacataaaatgtTATTCACGATGGTATTCTCTTGTATCTAGCGATATTCATAAAAATGTGTTTGTCATATTAAAAAATCCCCACAAATatttccccccccaaaataagCCGACCTCCTGCAGTACCTCCATAGACCACCAGCGAGGCGCGGAAAAACCCCAGAGCCAGAGAGAACAAGGGATTGGCACCCGGCAAGCAGCATTAAGACTTCCGTTTTTCCGATTTTGCCTTCAAAATACAAGTCTTCGGTGAAACACTAAGTGTATGATAAGAAATCTTTTTTTGCAGGTTTGGATAGTTCAAATATTCAAATTATTTAACAAAATTCTTGCTACATCAGGGAAAAATCAAAACTAAAGAGAATGACTACTTTATATAGATAATTAATATTATAAGGTGGAGCACATTGTGAAATGGCTACTATTGTCATTTTACTATTGTCATTTTATGTTATATGACTGGTGCTATGCTTAAAAGTGTTTCTTGGTTCTCACAGATCCTATCACGTCATAATTTATGTCCAGTTTGGTTGAGATGTATTCCTAGATGATTATATGGACTAGTggcttatacactgagtatacaaaacatttagGACACCATCCTAATATTCAGTTGCtgtcccccttttgccctcagaacagcctcaattcgttgggggcatggactctacaaggtgtctaaagcgttccacagggatgctggcccatgttgactccaatgctccccaccgttgtgtcaagttggctggatgtcctttgggtggtggaccattcttgatacacacgggaaactgttgagcgtgaaaaacccaacagcgttgcagttgttgacacaaaccggtgcgcctggcacctactaccataccccgttcaaatggattatagctttcacctggattcacctggtcagtgtatgtcatggaaagagcgagttctcctaatgttttgtacactcagtgtacgtcTTGTAGCACCCTCTAGTGGCTGAAAGCCTCATGTGCCTAGTCCGAGTTGTGTGAAACCATAAAGCTTTGTGCTGTACCCAGCAGTTGTCTTACTATCTTTCAGTGCTGGAAAaaaaatacttgagtaaaagtaaagatacgataatagaaaattactcaagtaagtgtgaaagtcactgagtaaaatactacttgacacaaagttggaagcacagaatcatctagaatgtcattgtatgctgtagcattaagatttccattcactggaactaaggggcctagcctgaaccatgaaaaacagccctagaccattattcctcctccaccaaaccttacagttggcactatacattcgggcaggtagcgttctcctaatatccgccaaacccagattcgtcagtctgactgacagatggtgaagcgtaatttatcactccagagaacgtgtttccactgctccagagtccaacagcggcaagctttataccactccagccggcacttggcattgagcatggtgatcttaggcttgtgtgtagcTGCTTGgccttggaaacccatttcatgaaagctccccgacaaacagttcttgtgctgaagttgcttcctgAGGCAGtgtggaactcggtagtgagtgttgcaaccgggaacaatttttacgtgcttcagcacttggcggtcccgttctgtgagcttgtgtggcctaccacttcgcggctgagcctttgttgctcttagacgtttccaattcacaataacatAATTTACAGTTccccggggaagctctagcagggcaggcaTTTGATTGACTGacgtgttggaaaggtggcatcctatgacggtgccactttgaaagtcactgagctcttcagtaaggccattctactgccaatgtttgtctatggagattgcatggctgtgtgctcgattttatacacctgtcagcaacgggtatggatgaaatagccgaatccactaaattgaaggggtgtccacatacttttgcatatataggGTATATACAGGGTAAGTACCAGTACCAAATGTACAATGTACAGGGTCGGGATACTGGAGTTGTTAAGGTAGATTTAGATGTAGGCAGGGGTAAggagaaagtgactggtagcaggataaataATCATTATAATAATTAATATAGCAGCAGTATAagtggtgtgtgggtgtgagtgtatgtatgtatgtgtgtgtacgtccgtgtgtgtgtacgtgcatgtgtgtttgtgtgtgtgtgtgtgcaggactgtcagtgtaggtgtgtgtgagtgtctgtctaGAGACCTGTGAGTGGCATTTAGTCAGTGCAGATAATCAGTGCAGATAATCAGTGCAGATACACTGTGGGTGAGCATGGCCAGCCATCGCCTAGCTGTTGAAATGTCTCAGTGCTGTttggagcctgttggtccgagtCCCAATGCTCCTGTAACGCCAGCCAGACGGTAGAGGAGAAACCAGTCCATGGCTGGGGACGAcacaatgcggagtgcctggatacagcccttagccgtggtatattgggcaTACACCACAATCccacgaggtgccttattgctattataaactggttaccaaggtAATTAGATCAgtaaatagtatttttttttgtcatacccatggtatacggtctgatataccacggctttcagccaatcaccattcagtgctcgaaccacccagtttagaaCACCATTTATCGCATGTGTTGAATAGTTGTTGGCGTGAAGGGCATTCTAGACCGCACGGTATATCAGCATGGTATAATTCAATGGATATAGTTAATTCTTACATGTTCTacgtttgagctgcttttgaaggcaaaagtcgaattgaaaacattattggaaTGGTAGgcagaatggtctgcctacccatgtgagagacgcagactcggtctcaacctttaagtctttactgaagatctatctcttcagtaggtcatatgattgagtgtagtctggcccaggagtgtgaaggtgaacggaaaggctctggagcaacgaaccgcccttgctgtctctgcctggccggttcccctctctccactgggattctctgcctctaaccctattacaggggctgagtcactggcttactggtgctctttcatgccgtccctaggagcggtgcgtcacttgagtgggttgagtcactgacgtgatcttcctgtctgggttggcgccccgccttggtttgtgccgtggcggagatctttgtgggctatactcggccttgtctcaggattgtaagttggtggttgaagatatccctctagtggtgcgggggctgtgctttggcaaagtgggtggggttatatccttcctgtttggccctgtccgggggtatcatcggatggggccacagtgtctcctgaccccccctgtctcagcctccagtatttatgctgcagtagtttatgtgtcgggggactagggtcagtttgttatatctggagtacttctcatgtcttatccggtgtcctgtgtgaatttaagtatgctctctctaattctctccttctctctttctttctctcggaggaggacctgagccctaggaccatgcgtcaggactaccgggcatgatgactccttgctgtccccagtccacctggccttgctgctgttccagtttcaactgttctgcctgcggctatggaaccctgacctgtccaccggacgtgctacctgtcccagacctgctgttttcaactctctagagaccgcaggagcggtagagatactcttaatgatcggctatgaaaagccaactgacatttactcctgaggtgctgatttgctacaccctcgataacttctgtgattattattatttgaacatgctggtcatttatgaacatttgaacattttggccatgttctgttataatctccacccggcacagccagaagaggactggccacccctcatagcctggttcctctctaggttttggcctttctagggagtttttcctagccacgtgcttctacacctgcattacttgctgtttggggttttaggctgggtttctgtacagcacttcgagatattagctgatgtacgaagggctaaataaaataaacttgattgattgattggcattgttgaatttgattagcataatagcaagctaggaatcaaatcacattttattggtcacatacacacgattagtagatgttattgcgagtgtagtgaaatgcttgtgcttctagttccgacagtgcagaaatatctagcaagtaatctaacaattccacaacaaatacctaatgcaCACAattctaagtaaagggatggaataagaatttgtgcatataaatatatggatgagcaatgaccgagcggcataggcaagatgcaatagatggtataaaatacagtatatacatatgggatgagtaacgcaagatatgtaaacgtcattgttaaagtggcattaataaagtgactagtgatccatttgttagagtgactaatgatttcaagtctgtatgtaggcagcagcctttctgtgttagtgatggctgtttaacagtctgatggccttgagatataagctatttttcagtctctcggtcccagctttgatgcacctgtactgacatccCCTttttggatggtagcggggtgaacaggcagtggctcggtggttgttgtccttgatgatctttttggcattcCAAAGGACTGATGGTTtgctaaactagcaagtctgtttgataaaaaaacaaacattttagtcatttggcagacactcttatcaagagcgacttacaggaggaaTTAGGCTTCATAAGTACTTGCTTTTACATCGCCATTTTTCTCTATAAGAACAATTatgggtaggccgtcaatgtaaataagaatttgttcttaactgacttgcctagttaaattaaggttaattaaataaaaaaatgagcCAATATGTAATTTATAGGCCTACAGTTTATTGCATTCAGGGCTGTGGAGTGGGTGAAGTAGAGTGTTGCTGTGTATTTAGACGAGTCCTCCATGAAATAACACCATATGTAGATTCTACTGACGCCACTGAGTATTCCCAACCCCACTTTTACGTTGACACATAGTATATTTTTTTCTCTATAAGCCAATAGATATTTCATATACAATGTATTGCATTGGGGACATTTATTTAACTTTGAAAAAATAAAactataaaaaaaacatttaatgcaAATGTCACTTAAATATTAATCATAGTTCATGTTTAgacaattattttttaaatatcatgaataaatacatgttcatgtatttacGTGGGGGACTTTTATTATGAACATTTTCTAAATTCCGTGATAGGGAAGtactttttttttgtcactgacgAGACGCTGGTAGAAGGATTAGTTACACATATCTTTGTCCAGACTGTAACGTTAGCCACCTAATTTTACGAAATACCTGAAAGGGGACTTCTTAAAAGGTTTGTTTTGCAGCATtcaccatttgtatttcatgtgGTAGTTGAACTGGATGCATAAACTTTCACCCCAAAACTATCTTTCTAGAAAGCTATGGTTAGCTTCTTCTTGTTAGCTAGCTTCCTAGCTGTGGGCGGCTAGGCAGCATTCTTCAGCGGTGCGTGCTGCTAGCTAACAATAATGCACTAACGTTATAGCTACATGGTACATACTTAATAGCTAATTTTTATTCATCAGGGGTGAGGAGATATTGGGCTTCGTTTTTCAGAGCTAAAGATGCGTAGTTAGCTAGTTAATAGCAACTGGCTGTTATTGTGCGGAGGCCTTCTGCGAAGGCCCATTCgatgtagctaacgttagcttgcatcTACGTTGTTCTGGGCTGGTAAACATATTATTCTTTCTGTGATGGACATCAATTGACATCTAGTTAGCTATTGAATGATTAAAGATGGTAGTATTTCAGATACACAGTCGTCGAAGGAGACTTCCTTCCCACGGCTCTTCATTAGGGCCTACACTTTATACCAGGCTGTATcacggtttggccggggtaggccgtcattgtaaataataatttgttcttatctgacttgcctagtaaacgGTTAgataaaaataatacaaaaaaatataataataatattaatacaaAAACGAAAAAAAACAACCATTGATTTAgacatcaaatgttatttgtcacgtgcgccgaatacaacaggtgtgtagaccttaccgtgaaatgcttacttacaagccgttAGCCAAccatgcagttcaagaaatagagttaagaaaatatttactaagtaAAGTAAAAAGTAACTCGCTACcgttactgagtcaatgtgcgggattACAGTTTGGTCGAGgtagtttgtacatgtaggttggggtAAGTGACTGCATAAATAATAAAAAGcgagtagcaacagtgtaaaaacaaagggtggcggggtcaatgtaaatagtccggctggccatttgattaattgttcagtagtcttatagCTTGGTGGTAGCAGCTGATAAGGAGCCTTTTGAACATAGACTTAGTGCTCcattaccgcttgccgtgtggtagcgaagagaacagtctttgacctgggtgactggagtctttgacacttttttggggcccttcctctgacactgcctactATATAGGTTGCCTTAGACATGTTCATATGTTACAACATCAGTTGAAATGACTGAACACCATTTTCCCCCAATTTCAGAATAAACTTCTCTGTGCCCTGACGGTTTGAGGATGGAGGACAGTGAGGGTCACAGCTCTGCACACAAAGGATCTGGTGATGGTGCGACGAGCACTATGAACTTATATGCCACTCTGGGGCTCTCTCCAGAAGACGTGGATGCTCTGGCCCAGATTCCAGAGAATGAGATCAGTGTGGAGACGTTGCCTTATCTGATAATGAAACTGAAGGCCAATCGAGCCAAGCAAGAGGAGCAGGGACAGGCCTCCCCAAAGGGAGACAGCTGTCAGGAGGATACAGATGATGGAGACCTTAGCAAACAGGACAGTCCCCCTGCTGTCCCTCGCAGGTCAAACAGCCACTGTGACACTGATTATAGGAGAGCGGAGATTCACAGTCGACCAGAGCGGACTGAGGCAAGGAGAGGTTCCCGTCACACTAGGCCCTCAATGGAAAAACCATCCGACAGCCAGCAAAAGATTCCTTTCTCCTATCAAGTGGACGATTTTCATGGAGTTGTGCCCAAGGTTTACCCACACACATGCTCTCTATGCTTATGCATGTTGAATTCTAATAAGGTAAGCTTTGTTATATTTCAAAACTCTTGCTGTTGGACTGTTATTCTATATCATTTTAATCAGAACACTCAACCTTCCATGATGGCATTTAGCTTAATATGGGTTTGTTTTTTTCACAGACATGGAAGGAACATCTCAATGGATTACGACATGCGGAGGGATGTCAAGATCTCTCGCGTCTGTAAGTGTTTTCATGCAAAGTAAAACATTTAGATAATGGACTATTACAGGTCACAAAATAAATTGAGATATTTTCTATAACATGGTTTTATTtaaatttgttttgtcttttctgtttgtttttttacagatATCCAGATTGGAAAAAACAAGATCCCCGGAAGGAAATGTTAGGGAAAACATGAAATTAAGCTTTATGTTGAAAACAGGCATGTCATGATGTAAAACCATTAGCTGTTCCTCTTCTTACTTAGCACTGTTTACGTTGTCTTCCAGGTCCAACTCCATTCCAAGTAGAGATGCTATTTCAACCGCCCAGAAGTCTGCATCAGAAAGACACTATTTGAAGCCCAGGGTAATGATGCTCCTTTTGTGACAATATTTTCTTATAAATAGAGCATTTTTAATTCACTTATGTTTATTTGCTTAAAGCTGCATGCTTGAATGTATTTCTATTTTGCTTCAGGCTGGCACGAAGGTGGTGGtcacaaaatttccccatggctCTGTTTGTGTTGAAGACTTGATGACTTTGGCTAAGCCATTCGGCACGGTTGTAAAACATCTGGTGTTCCCCTGCAAGGTAAGTTACACAAATTGATAAGAAAAACCGAGTAATAAACACTAAACTCTTAAacatgcactatgcagaaattgctccgccatttcctggttgctaaaattaatagttcacctaatttcagtgtatgtgacaaaacaatttagtatagtgtagagaatcattgtaccatctaaacctctgtgaaacatttattttcaataaccaaaaatatttgcTGTTCTAATACCCATACTAACCTACTGTAtgctacatacttaatgagtgtaTATACTAtttgttcattttagtatactgtaaacgaatGGTAtcgtttcagttgagcgtactagcgcttcgcctgtctactggaagttgatgctattgctatgcaacctcttgctagcttgttcgcataacaaatgactagctagACGGTTTACGGTTCCAGGTGTGTtagtaaattcaatctggagtgccagcgtgcgctctgggcgtttgtaaatccagagcattgtcagattgtccttcgtaaattcagagcgtttcgctctcagaGGGTTTAGAGCGCACACTAgatgctctggccgaggagtagggttgatccgtgcgttcaacggcagtcaagcacccaagctaactggctaacgttggctagctacttccagacacataatgagagagaACCTCAGTCTGACCATTTCACTCACCCAGGCAGAGCTGGGTTAGGCTGCTTTTATGTTATCCAGaccgttggtgactaactgtgctgctggcaacaatttaattacaatttttttttgccgacgtttactgccgggtgttgagcgttcatcagttattctgcgctctggcacactcagacgagagtcaaatcaaattttctttgtcacatgtgccaaatacaacagaccttacagtgaaatgcttaattacaagccctcaACCAACAGTGCTCTGAAATCTCTGTACAGTTTATGACCATTGCAATAAATAATACAAAGTCCACCTTTTTAACATGTAGCATTTCACTATCCCTCGGTTGATGAGAAACTTCACTGGTCATGGTGGCTCTACTACTATTGCTTCTTCCCCGCTACTCGTTCCTTCCAATTTTCTCACCACCTCCAGATAGGATACACGCTGGACACTCCTTACCCGTGCCACCTCATTCTCCTTCACCCTAACAGGATACTTCAAGAATTCAGGCGCATGTTCACCTCCACAGTTTAAGCATTTCCCTTCATCTGGCATACAATATTCTTCCCTTCTGCACACACTTGACACATGACCAAACCTTTTACATTTATGAAACTGAAGGGTCTTGTGCACAAAATCTCTTACAGGGCATCTCATGAATCCTAACTTTATATGAGATAGGAGAGACTCTTCATCAAAGAACAGTAGCATGGATGAAGTCTTTCTTTTCTCCGTCCACCATACAGGTCAGTCGACGTGGACCAACTACCATCGAtgtcttcagttatatcctctgcCTTTAGTTTTTGCACCACCCCAGAAATAATCACCTTGATAGGCGCCCTGCTACAAAAATCCATGCAGGAAACATTCCACTCCGATATCTTAAAACACGCTTCTTCTTGCGACTCTCACCGACTCCAGactttcctccaacacattaCAGGTTTTCCTGGAGACGTTAAACGGATTTCCCAAGTAGCATTGATCCAAAACCCTGACTCGGACCAAAAAAACATAGCTTTGCTACTCTTGTTTCCCTTTTTCTTCGCCACTAACCCACTCATTCTTACTTTCTGTACTATTAGCTTCACTCGACTCAAGTTTTCGCCATCTTCAATCCTCAGTCACTCTTCCTTCACCTTTCGCTGCATATTTTCTgcaattttcttcaaatctgaaaacgttgtGAAGCCACGGCCATTTTCTGAGGAATTGCATTAACAGCCCTAAAAGCACGGAGAAAGTGTACACTGCTTGTATACTTTGTATTTTGGCGAAGTTAGTACAACATCCGGgtacttttggcatactaactatatccatgcTATGACCAATAAGGATACTATATTCTCAATTCATGTCACAAAtagtgcggttagtatgagtTTTCGAAGCACAGCTATTGTCTTTTCAGctatttgaagctggtgtacaaaaccgaaggTTAAAGAGGAAACTTAGAACATTTCTATGCTTCCTCTGTTTATGTGGCCTATATCTACTGCTTCTtcgacttgctttcaatgagaatgacagcgaTATTTctaatttctatgtgaatttggtcgggtcgcccaaaaagtttcATGTTGCAGCtttaatattctctctctcaaaATCTGTAGTTGAATGTCTTGGATGATTCACTGTTGTATTTTTTTGTTACAGGGATTCCTGGAGTTTGATTCTCACAAAGAGGCAGTCAATATGGTGAATCACTTCAGTGAAAAGCAAGCTTTCGTGAAGGGATATAAGTTGAATCTGTACTTGTCACCTATGGTGTGCAGTATTCATGTAAGTGCAGCTGCCTCTTAAAAGTTTGAGATTCTGTGTTCTTAATCACAGAGATCGCAGTATGAGCTTGTTTTTTCTTTTAGCCGCCAAGGTTGGATGAACCAACAGAAAAACGTCCGACCAAACAAGCTACCAATACAGTGGTTTGTTTTTCCCGCCTACCTCCTGGGAAGGAAAGAGAACCAGAGATTCTCGATCTCGCCAAGATGTTTGGGGATGTGCGGCATTCAACATTTTCAAGTGATCAGGTAAGGTTCGAGCAATATGGAATTGAAGTGTGATCAATCAAATTCTGCAAGTCTCTGGTGATTTCAAATAGAAAACAATTATTAAAACAATTTACTCCAAAACCTTCATTATGCAGCACCATATTTAGCTTTGTCTAATGCATTCTCCCTTATTCATCTGCAGGCCCTGATTGAGATGGTAGATTGGAAGGATGCTGACATTATGGTGAAGTACTACCACTCCAACCCCCTCAAGATCAATGGAAAGAGTGTCAAAGTATACTTGTCACTGAAACGCCTGAGGTAAGTAAGAGTCCTTCAACTGGGGCTATTGCGGCCCGACCAATTTTCCTGTGGGACTCATCAGGAAGTATGTCTCAGGGAAGTTTACCTCAATGGTTTTTGCCTTGTAGAGAAAGTCCTGACTCCACCACATCCAGAAGAGCAGATTCCAGTAAAGGCCGCAGCAGCAGACACAAGAGCGAGGAGACTAGCAAGACCTCAAACTCCACGAACAAAGAGAAACCCAGTACAGGCAAACAACCTGCTGAGAAAGTGATGGAACAAGGAGAAGGTCAACAAAGCACCTCAGAGGTCAAGGAAGTGGTCAAGCAGGACATCGAGGAGGTGGTCAAGGAGGAGGACATTGATTTGGAAAACAAAGATCTGGACGAAGAGATTATCCAGGTGGAAGCTAAACAAAGCTTATTAGATGACGAGGTTGGTGCTGGTGTTGATACTAAAGACCCTGCTCCTTCCAAAAGTGCCTCTCTGGTGGTTGATTCTAAAGATAAGGGGGAACCCGAAATCTCAGAACTATTGGCAGACGATACCTTGGAGGATTCTGACATCAAGGCTGCCGATGATCCAGCTCTGTGTGATGCTGACGTCTCAATGGAGAACATGATGGAACAGGAGAGCTTTCAAGAAGATGTAAGAAATTCTTGTCATTCATATTTGTGACCGGAACCAACAAAAGGCTTATTGTTCCCAGAATTGAAAATAAGTTTGTCAAGTAACCAAGATGTGGGTTCCTAGCAATGGCTTCTTAAAGCATGTATGCTTCAACTCTTCAACTTGGTTGAAGTTCTGGGAGCATTCCTGAGAATAGTTTGGTTGAGTGAGATCCTCCACTGATCAGTTGAAACAGATGTGGCCATCTATTGCC
Coding sequences:
- the LOC139536976 gene encoding matrin-3-like produces the protein MEDSEGHSSAHKGSGDGATSTMNLYATLGLSPEDVDALAQIPENEISVETLPYLIMKLKANRAKQEEQGQASPKGDSCQEDTDDGDLSKQDSPPAVPRRSNSHCDTDYRRAEIHSRPERTEARRGSRHTRPSMEKPSDSQQKIPFSYQVDDFHGVVPKVYPHTCSLCLCMLNSNKTWKEHLNGLRHAEGCQDLSRLYPDWKKQDPRKEMSNSIPSRDAISTAQKSASERHYLKPRAGTKVVVTKFPHGSVCVEDLMTLAKPFGTVVKHLVFPCKGFLEFDSHKEAVNMVNHFSEKQAFVKGYKLNLYLSPMVCSIHPPRLDEPTEKRPTKQATNTVVCFSRLPPGKEREPEILDLAKMFGDVRHSTFSSDQALIEMVDWKDADIMVKYYHSNPLKINGKSVKVYLSLKRLRESPDSTTSRRADSSKGRSSRHKSEETSKTSNSTNKEKPSTGKQPAEKVMEQGEGQQSTSEVKEVVKQDIEEVVKEEDIDLENKDLDEEIIQVEAKQSLLDDEVGAGVDTKDPAPSKSASLVVDSKDKGEPEISELLADDTLEDSDIKAADDPALCDADVSMENMMEQESFQEDDNMDDMDFPENMDDFVTLDELDDSTGGDTSLESKDASWDGKVVQISPIRKGYGNVEVALLKLAERANVKVVNHSISFLRQEAWLELETTEEVCEMVKFYKGKGQLLRKHVNISMCFSRKELESPSGRSIYICMLPLQKYSDVSLLRLAQPFGKITGYNLNWRHGKCYIQLESVEAAQKMVKYFQRPHKFYGTLLRVSLCKKGDSLIYWKPPVKYELWLASQKDRRSRDHHGDEKTNGQSTKSPYPEDVQSPVSDSEGVCGDPEGEVASGVEAIPEGEKKEEEDEEKKKQEEPLGPYQPDNPVGLDYLVPRTGFFCKLCNIFYNNEETAKSVHCSSEEHYLNLKRKMDKETDLV